The following are encoded in a window of Methanomassiliicoccales archaeon genomic DNA:
- a CDS encoding FKBP-type peptidyl-prolyl cis-trans isomerase yields the protein MRFDRLSKDVAGAVNVLLIVLIGVLMVSASTVVIVLYQGGQSEGSSSDLVTVGQTIQVDYIGKLTDGRVFDTSNYSIAINDAAYPKTLSFTLRDQTSYTQLSFEVGGGQLIAGFDSAVVGMRIGETKAVTLTSDEAYGPMDLAKLVTFDLTETVPLLETFTSAQFTAEYGVGPVAGLTVTDPSWDWPVTVLEYNTQSDRVVVKNTPTVDTEYHINGDSTTGWDVLVTDIDSTSDLITLEHQLVDADSDYIMGVDGTGTFFITQVDVENGTAVKNYNSELLGKSLVFIITIFAILE from the coding sequence ATGAGGTTCGATAGGCTGTCCAAGGATGTCGCGGGAGCCGTGAACGTCCTGCTCATTGTTCTGATCGGGGTGCTGATGGTCAGTGCCAGCACTGTGGTCATCGTATTGTATCAGGGAGGTCAGTCCGAGGGATCCAGCAGTGATCTGGTAACCGTAGGTCAGACCATCCAGGTCGATTACATCGGCAAATTGACCGACGGCAGGGTCTTCGATACCTCCAATTATTCCATCGCGATCAATGACGCCGCGTACCCAAAGACGCTCTCCTTCACCCTGCGTGACCAAACATCCTACACCCAATTGAGCTTCGAGGTCGGTGGCGGTCAGCTGATCGCCGGGTTCGATTCGGCGGTGGTGGGGATGCGCATTGGTGAGACCAAGGCCGTCACTCTAACATCCGATGAGGCCTACGGTCCGATGGACCTGGCCAAGCTGGTGACCTTCGATCTCACCGAGACCGTGCCGCTCCTGGAGACGTTCACCTCCGCTCAGTTCACCGCTGAATACGGTGTCGGTCCAGTAGCTGGATTGACAGTGACCGACCCCTCCTGGGACTGGCCCGTGACCGTGTTGGAGTACAACACGCAGTCTGACCGCGTGGTCGTCAAGAACACCCCGACGGTCGACACCGAGTACCACATCAACGGCGACAGCACCACCGGATGGGACGTGCTGGTTACCGATATCGACAGCACCTCTGACCTGATCACACTGGAGCACCAGCTGGTAGACGCTGACAGCGATTATATCATGGGTGTGGACGGCACCGGGACCTTTTTCATAACCCAGGTGGACGTGGAGAACGGCACTGCGGTGAAGAACTACAACAGTGAGCTGCTGGGAAAGAGCCTGGTGTTCATCATAACCATCTTTGCCATATTGGAATAG
- a CDS encoding glycosyltransferase yields MFTDSYLPSRDGVVTSLLLTKRELERLGHTVYIFAPKPAKGEDEEEGVYYFRSIGFNKYSGYRIPIFPTNKCEILAGLDVDVIHTHGLLFQGLRSMLAGRALKKPVVLTFHTMVTEAAKFYNFTPFPEWVIHLGMWTYLRSLLQHSEVVIAPTYAIKSEIVHYAPRIKRFEVIPTGVDADRFHKDVDGSAIRRRYGLEDKKVILHLGRIAWEKNIDLVLRGFARLIEQEPDARLLLVGEGPAKKHVQKLAVDLGVESNVIFTGFVPDSELPQYYAACDVITLASKFETQGLVILEAMAIGKPASGIRYRAVAEIIKDGENGFLFEETPESWSHATMKLLKEPEKYRNAALARASEYSAGQWATRLLDVYEYAIESKAGRVSGKVF; encoded by the coding sequence ATGTTCACAGATTCGTATCTACCCTCCAGAGATGGGGTGGTCACCTCCCTGTTGTTGACCAAGAGGGAGCTGGAGAGGCTAGGGCACACTGTGTACATCTTCGCCCCCAAACCGGCCAAGGGCGAGGACGAGGAGGAGGGCGTCTACTACTTCAGGTCGATCGGCTTCAACAAATATTCCGGTTACCGAATTCCCATCTTCCCCACCAACAAATGCGAGATACTGGCCGGGCTGGATGTGGATGTGATACACACCCATGGACTTCTGTTCCAAGGGTTGCGAAGCATGCTGGCCGGTCGGGCCCTGAAGAAACCAGTGGTATTAACCTTCCACACCATGGTCACCGAGGCGGCCAAGTTCTACAATTTCACCCCCTTTCCGGAATGGGTGATCCATCTAGGCATGTGGACCTATCTGCGTTCCCTGCTCCAACACTCGGAGGTGGTCATCGCCCCCACCTATGCCATCAAGAGCGAGATCGTTCACTACGCCCCCCGTATCAAACGGTTCGAGGTCATCCCCACCGGAGTGGACGCGGACCGGTTCCACAAGGACGTCGACGGCAGCGCCATCCGCAGGAGGTACGGGCTGGAGGACAAGAAGGTCATATTGCACTTGGGCCGGATCGCCTGGGAGAAGAACATCGACCTGGTGCTGAGGGGCTTCGCCCGGCTCATCGAGCAGGAGCCGGACGCCCGGTTGCTGCTGGTGGGAGAGGGACCGGCCAAAAAGCACGTGCAGAAGCTGGCCGTTGACCTGGGTGTTGAATCGAACGTCATTTTCACCGGATTCGTGCCAGACAGCGAGCTGCCTCAGTACTACGCCGCCTGCGACGTGATCACCCTGGCCTCCAAGTTCGAGACCCAGGGACTGGTCATCCTGGAGGCTATGGCCATCGGCAAACCGGCCTCCGGCATTCGCTACCGGGCGGTGGCGGAGATCATCAAGGACGGGGAGAACGGCTTCCTGTTCGAAGAGACCCCGGAGAGCTGGTCGCATGCCACCATGAAACTGCTAAAAGAGCCGGAGAAATACCGGAACGCCGCCTTGGCCAGGGCCAGCGAGTACTCCGCAGGGCAGTGGGCCACCCGTCTGCTGGACGTATACGAATACGCCATCGAGTCCAAGGCGGGAAGGGTTAGCGGAAAGGTTTTTTAA
- the thiD gene encoding bifunctional hydroxymethylpyrimidine kinase/phosphomethylpyrimidine kinase → MAVVLSIAGSDPIGGAGIEADIKAIASMGAHGAVVLSAITAQNTVEVLDMFPLPPEQIISQLNAVLDDVKPDAVKTGMLHSAATVKAISSLLKELDVPLVIDPVLFAGVGTALHQEDLANALTKELFPIATVITPNKEEAEALSGMVITDGDSLDRVGRRLLDMGPEAVLLKGGHLGGEMAVDALYTKDEIYELASPRLDRQVHGAGCTLSSFIACGLASGLTTKEAVKEAKRRIYDSIAMAVPVGRGSLCINPSATLYKEAMRHAVQEAVRSGVGIIEDRMPPQMVPEVGLNLAYALPYPQGYGEVCGVEGRLVRAGDRVCRVGEVRFGGSRHIARVVMAAQAFDPEARCAMNLRFSEENVERLRRSGLVVASFDRAGEPDMVSSMEWGTAEAIKVIGNVPDVIFDRGGVGKEPMIRVLGRDPGHVLFKIIEFLK, encoded by the coding sequence ATGGCCGTCGTCCTTTCCATTGCCGGGTCCGATCCCATTGGCGGAGCGGGCATCGAGGCGGACATCAAGGCCATCGCATCCATGGGAGCACATGGCGCGGTGGTTTTGTCCGCCATCACAGCTCAGAACACCGTTGAGGTGCTGGATATGTTCCCGCTGCCTCCGGAGCAGATCATCTCACAGCTAAATGCCGTCCTGGATGACGTCAAGCCTGACGCCGTCAAGACCGGCATGCTGCACTCCGCTGCCACGGTGAAGGCCATTTCGTCCCTGCTTAAGGAATTGGACGTACCGCTGGTCATCGACCCCGTGCTCTTCGCAGGAGTGGGCACCGCCCTGCACCAGGAGGACCTGGCGAACGCATTGACGAAGGAGCTGTTCCCCATCGCCACGGTGATCACTCCCAACAAGGAGGAGGCCGAGGCCCTTTCCGGGATGGTGATAACCGATGGTGATTCCCTGGACAGGGTAGGCAGGCGCCTCCTGGACATGGGACCGGAGGCGGTGCTGCTGAAAGGAGGGCACCTCGGAGGCGAGATGGCCGTGGACGCCCTCTACACCAAGGACGAGATCTACGAATTGGCCTCCCCCAGACTGGACCGCCAGGTGCACGGCGCCGGATGCACCCTCTCGTCCTTCATCGCCTGCGGGCTGGCCTCTGGGCTCACCACCAAGGAGGCGGTCAAGGAGGCCAAGAGGCGCATCTACGATTCCATAGCCATGGCCGTGCCGGTTGGAAGGGGATCGCTGTGCATCAACCCTTCTGCCACCCTATACAAGGAGGCCATGCGTCACGCTGTCCAGGAGGCGGTGCGCTCGGGAGTGGGGATCATCGAGGACCGCATGCCCCCGCAGATGGTCCCTGAGGTCGGGCTCAATTTGGCGTACGCACTTCCCTACCCCCAGGGATATGGAGAGGTCTGCGGGGTGGAAGGACGATTGGTAAGGGCCGGGGACAGGGTGTGCCGGGTCGGGGAGGTGCGCTTCGGCGGCAGCCGGCACATAGCCCGAGTGGTAATGGCCGCCCAGGCCTTCGACCCTGAGGCCCGATGCGCCATGAACCTGAGGTTCTCCGAGGAGAACGTGGAACGCCTGCGCCGGTCGGGACTGGTCGTGGCCTCGTTCGATAGGGCCGGGGAACCGGACATGGTCTCCTCCATGGAATGGGGGACCGCAGAGGCAATAAAGGTAATTGGTAATGTACCGGACGTGATCTTCGACCGCGGAGGCGTGGGCAAGGAGCCCATGATCAGAGTGCTGGGAAGAGATCCAGGGCATGTTCTTTTCAAGATCATAGAGTTCCTAAAATGA
- the argH gene encoding argininosuccinate lyase, with translation MSMSEKQLWSGRFAEGPSQMTLSFTSSLSIDAKLAWYDIAGSIAHAKMLAAQEIVPPEEGKEIAEGLKQLLKEVEQGDLDISEDLEDIHTNVESLLTERIGDAGKRLHTARSRNDQVSTDLRMFVRDAILETVALLLDVQSTLMERAEEEMETMMPGFTHMQHAQPVSLGFHLMAHVFRLQRDAERFLDAYKRVNQCPLGAGALAGTGHHIDRGLTSMALGFDRPTDNAMDTVSDRDFALEFAYVCTQTMVHLSGMGEELVLWTSPEFGFAEMSDAFATGSSIMPQKKNPDVAELIRGRSSLAIGNLMQLLTLMKGLPLSYNRDMQEDKGPVFSSYETLTSCLYVIGPMYHSLAFDRERMKNACANGFLNATDLADHLVERGMPFRQAHEVVGAAVRFSVKEGKKLESLSVAELQQFSELLDQGSLDHISLEACMHRRSSPGGTAPEQVKVQIGTARQKAEGYEAECYGEIARLEKVWDDLGQ, from the coding sequence ATGTCCATGTCCGAAAAGCAACTGTGGTCCGGTCGTTTCGCCGAGGGTCCCAGCCAGATGACCCTTTCCTTCACCTCCTCCCTGTCGATCGACGCCAAGCTGGCCTGGTACGATATCGCCGGCTCCATAGCTCACGCCAAGATGCTGGCCGCCCAGGAGATCGTACCTCCGGAGGAGGGAAAGGAGATCGCCGAAGGTCTGAAGCAGTTGCTGAAGGAGGTGGAACAGGGCGACCTGGACATCTCCGAGGACCTGGAGGACATCCACACCAACGTGGAATCGCTCCTTACGGAACGGATCGGTGATGCCGGGAAGCGCCTGCACACCGCCCGCAGCCGGAACGACCAGGTCAGCACCGACCTCCGCATGTTCGTGCGGGACGCCATATTGGAGACGGTCGCCCTGCTGCTGGACGTACAGAGCACCCTGATGGAAAGGGCCGAGGAGGAAATGGAGACCATGATGCCCGGTTTCACCCACATGCAGCACGCCCAGCCGGTGAGCCTGGGGTTCCATCTTATGGCCCATGTCTTCCGCCTGCAGCGGGATGCCGAACGGTTCCTGGACGCCTACAAGCGGGTGAACCAATGTCCCCTGGGAGCAGGCGCCTTGGCCGGCACCGGGCACCATATCGATCGCGGCCTCACCTCGATGGCCTTGGGCTTCGACCGCCCGACGGATAACGCCATGGACACCGTCAGCGACCGGGACTTCGCCCTGGAGTTCGCCTACGTCTGCACCCAGACCATGGTGCACCTCAGCGGCATGGGTGAGGAGCTGGTGCTTTGGACCTCTCCGGAGTTCGGTTTCGCCGAGATGTCGGACGCCTTCGCCACCGGGAGTTCCATCATGCCGCAGAAGAAGAACCCTGACGTGGCCGAGCTGATCCGGGGAAGGAGCTCGCTGGCCATCGGCAACCTGATGCAACTGCTGACCCTGATGAAGGGATTGCCGCTGAGCTACAACCGGGATATGCAGGAGGACAAGGGACCGGTGTTCTCCAGCTACGAGACGCTGACCTCCTGCCTCTACGTCATCGGTCCCATGTACCACTCCCTTGCCTTCGACCGCGAGCGGATGAAGAACGCCTGCGCCAACGGCTTCCTGAACGCCACGGACCTGGCCGACCATCTGGTCGAGAGGGGCATGCCCTTCCGCCAGGCGCACGAGGTCGTAGGTGCTGCGGTCCGTTTCAGCGTCAAGGAAGGGAAGAAGCTGGAATCACTGAGCGTCGCGGAGCTCCAGCAGTTCTCCGAGCTTCTTGACCAGGGATCGCTGGACCACATATCCCTGGAAGCATGTATGCACCGTCGCAGCTCACCTGGAGGGACCGCCCCTGAGCAGGTCAAGGTACAGATAGGGACGGCCAGGCAAAAGGCGGAGGGGTACGAGGCCGAGTGTTACGGAGAGATCGCCCGCCTGGAAAAGGTCTGGGACGACCTCGGTCAGTGA
- a CDS encoding argininosuccinate synthase, translated as MVVSGKVVRDKVVLAYSGGLDTSVAIRWLQQNYDLDVIAVSINVGQPGNLQEAVDRALKIGAVQAYAFNATEEFVNDYIGPSLKANALYMGSYPLATAIARPLISKIMVDIAKKEGAKFIAHGCTAKGNDQVRFDVSIAALAPDIKIIAPMREWVMTREDEIEYARQNDVPITVKKECPYSTDENIWGRSCECGVLEDASVEPPRDAFEWTVDPSEAPDEPQYVEIHFKKGLPIGLDGHKDMSMTKIIESLNEIGGRHGYGRIDQIEDRLVGLKSREIYESPAALILINAHKDLEKMVLTKDVFNFKRSVEQRYSELCYDGLWFSPLKEALDAFIDQTQEFIDGTVRVKLYKGNATVVGRSSPHSLYDTGLATYAQGDHFDHKSAEGFIYVWGLPLRSVAKVQKKQ; from the coding sequence ATGGTTGTTAGCGGTAAGGTAGTTCGTGACAAGGTAGTGCTGGCCTACTCCGGAGGTCTGGATACATCTGTGGCCATACGCTGGTTGCAGCAGAATTATGATCTGGACGTGATCGCGGTGAGCATCAACGTAGGACAGCCGGGGAACCTGCAGGAGGCAGTGGACCGTGCGCTCAAGATCGGGGCGGTGCAGGCATACGCCTTCAACGCCACGGAGGAGTTCGTCAATGATTATATCGGACCGTCGCTGAAGGCCAACGCCCTGTATATGGGGTCATATCCGCTGGCCACGGCCATTGCCCGACCATTGATCTCCAAGATCATGGTGGACATCGCCAAGAAGGAGGGTGCCAAGTTCATCGCCCATGGCTGCACCGCCAAGGGCAATGACCAGGTACGCTTCGACGTCAGCATCGCCGCCTTGGCGCCGGACATCAAGATCATAGCCCCCATGAGGGAATGGGTCATGACCCGGGAGGACGAGATCGAGTACGCCCGGCAGAACGACGTGCCCATCACGGTCAAGAAGGAGTGCCCCTACAGCACCGATGAGAACATATGGGGCCGGAGCTGCGAATGCGGAGTGCTGGAAGATGCCAGTGTGGAGCCTCCGCGGGACGCCTTCGAATGGACGGTGGACCCTTCCGAAGCGCCGGACGAGCCTCAATACGTGGAGATCCATTTCAAGAAGGGGCTGCCGATCGGACTTGACGGTCACAAGGACATGTCCATGACCAAGATCATCGAGAGCCTGAACGAGATAGGCGGCCGTCACGGGTACGGGCGCATCGACCAGATCGAGGACCGCCTGGTCGGCTTAAAATCACGCGAGATCTACGAGTCACCGGCAGCGCTCATCCTGATAAACGCCCACAAGGACCTGGAGAAGATGGTGCTGACCAAGGACGTCTTCAACTTCAAACGCTCGGTGGAGCAGCGCTACTCCGAGCTGTGCTATGATGGTCTGTGGTTCTCCCCGCTAAAGGAGGCGCTGGACGCCTTCATAGATCAGACACAGGAGTTCATAGACGGCACCGTAAGGGTGAAGCTCTACAAAGGCAATGCCACCGTAGTGGGCCGTTCCTCGCCGCACTCCCTGTACGATACCGGGTTGGCCACCTACGCCCAGGGCGATCATTTCGATCACAAGTCCGCCGAGGGCTTCATCTACGTGTGGGGGCTGCCGCTGCGCAGCGTGGCCAAGGTCCAGAAGAAACAGTGA
- a CDS encoding MFS transporter encodes MVGPPEAKRGWRPHHGMWIMLFIAWAMCYLDRALTGPVVSWMITNDSPMLLGLENPHAVGGVIGSMFFAGYMLTQFPAGYLGDRYGRRTLVVISTVWAGTATILSGMSRDLTAFVGTRVMTGLGEGAYYSNDRALVVKYSPPEKVGTGLGVVFVGLALGMTLATVSAPWLIDAAGGFMGDDAWAFPFLLFGPPTILVGILLHRYLPAGENESYRGAFPRLLLYSLLFLTVILGFYQISLTLRLGILWQTLFVMIAAALLVLLIYVRLGTVSALVLRDRSLQLTYLSAIPILFTLWFFGFWVLLVVAESSELGLSGAAVYAGLFGAANAIGYPLGGVLCDRFPGIVRRKRLYVVSCLTVSAMVLLLIPSIEAVDLLSLAILLFVIGAVFAAMQTVHMTLTADLSPPDMMGQSFGMWNLVAEVGALLSPVICGYLRDVTGGWEAAILLTSILLVMSAGLVLAVPRTVR; translated from the coding sequence ATGGTCGGCCCCCCGGAAGCAAAGAGAGGTTGGAGACCACATCACGGCATGTGGATTATGCTTTTCATCGCCTGGGCCATGTGCTATCTGGACCGGGCACTGACCGGACCAGTGGTCTCCTGGATGATCACCAATGATTCCCCCATGCTGCTCGGCCTGGAGAACCCGCACGCGGTGGGCGGGGTCATCGGCTCCATGTTCTTCGCCGGCTACATGCTGACGCAGTTCCCCGCGGGATACCTGGGCGACCGATATGGGCGGAGAACGTTGGTGGTCATAAGCACCGTGTGGGCGGGAACGGCCACCATCCTCAGCGGGATGTCCCGGGATCTGACCGCGTTCGTGGGGACCAGAGTGATGACCGGTTTGGGTGAGGGAGCCTACTACTCCAACGATCGCGCCTTAGTGGTCAAGTACTCCCCGCCGGAGAAGGTGGGCACCGGCCTGGGCGTGGTGTTCGTCGGACTGGCGCTCGGAATGACCCTGGCGACGGTCTCGGCTCCTTGGTTGATCGATGCCGCCGGGGGGTTCATGGGCGATGACGCCTGGGCCTTTCCATTCCTATTGTTCGGTCCTCCCACCATCCTGGTCGGCATACTATTGCATCGATACCTGCCCGCGGGAGAGAACGAATCGTACCGGGGGGCGTTCCCCCGCCTGCTTCTTTACTCCCTCCTCTTCCTGACGGTCATCCTCGGGTTCTATCAGATCTCGCTGACGCTTCGCCTTGGGATACTCTGGCAGACATTGTTCGTGATGATCGCCGCCGCCCTGCTGGTGCTCCTGATATATGTCAGGCTGGGCACGGTCAGCGCCCTGGTGCTGCGGGACCGTTCCCTGCAGCTCACCTATCTTTCGGCCATCCCCATCCTGTTCACATTATGGTTCTTCGGGTTCTGGGTCCTCCTGGTGGTGGCGGAATCCTCAGAACTGGGATTGAGCGGGGCGGCAGTGTATGCCGGACTGTTCGGCGCCGCGAACGCCATAGGATATCCTTTGGGAGGGGTACTGTGCGACCGCTTCCCGGGTATCGTTCGCCGCAAGCGCCTTTACGTCGTCTCCTGCTTGACGGTGTCGGCTATGGTCCTTCTGCTGATCCCCTCCATAGAGGCGGTCGACCTTCTGTCCCTGGCCATCCTGCTCTTCGTCATAGGGGCGGTGTTCGCGGCCATGCAGACCGTGCACATGACCTTGACCGCCGACCTGTCCCCTCCAGACATGATGGGGCAGTCCTTCGGCATGTGGAACCTGGTGGCGGAGGTGGGGGCGCTGCTCTCTCCGGTGATATGCGGTTACCTGAGGGATGTGACCGGAGGATGGGAGGCGGCCATTCTCCTGACCTCCATCCTGCTCGTTATGAGCGCCGGACTAGTGCTCGCGGTCCCGCGCACTGTCCGATAA
- the argC gene encoding N-acetyl-gamma-glutamyl-phosphate reductase: MIKAAVVGGSGYIGGELARLLSRHPKISLEAITSRQLAGQNVSDTHPFLRGYVDLKFSGSINGEGLDVVFLATPHGASMKLVPDIVRSGVKVIDLSGDYRLKDPKTYQDWYGQEHTDLDNLGRAVYGLSELYWDEISKADFVANPGCYPTCSALGLAPLFVNHLVEGTIIIDAKSGTSGAGIEPSKATHHPNCGGSVNPYKVGRHRHTPEIAQTLSRLQGRTAEVVFTPHLIPVVRGMLCTMYLKLNDDLTKQELLEMYAEFFRRKRFVRMTDVPGMRGVIGSNHCEVGLEMVGGRNVVVMSTIDNLVKGGAGQAVQNCNAMFGWPEETGLDFPGLGV, from the coding sequence ATGATCAAGGCAGCGGTGGTCGGAGGTTCCGGATATATCGGTGGGGAACTAGCACGTCTACTGAGCCGTCATCCCAAGATCTCCTTGGAGGCGATAACCTCTCGGCAGCTAGCCGGACAGAACGTCTCTGACACCCACCCCTTTCTCCGGGGTTATGTGGACCTCAAGTTCTCAGGATCGATCAACGGCGAGGGACTGGACGTGGTATTTCTGGCCACGCCCCACGGCGCATCGATGAAGCTGGTGCCGGATATCGTTCGGAGCGGTGTCAAGGTCATCGACCTCAGCGGCGATTATCGGTTGAAGGACCCCAAGACGTATCAGGATTGGTACGGTCAGGAGCATACCGACCTGGACAACCTGGGAAGGGCGGTCTACGGTCTTAGCGAGCTCTATTGGGACGAGATATCGAAGGCCGATTTCGTGGCCAATCCCGGCTGCTATCCGACCTGCTCCGCTTTGGGCCTGGCGCCCCTCTTCGTCAACCATCTGGTGGAGGGTACCATTATCATAGATGCCAAGAGCGGGACCTCCGGGGCGGGCATAGAGCCTAGCAAAGCGACGCATCACCCTAATTGCGGCGGTAGCGTCAATCCTTACAAGGTGGGAAGGCACCGCCACACCCCCGAGATAGCTCAGACCCTGAGCCGTCTGCAAGGGCGCACGGCGGAGGTGGTCTTCACTCCGCATCTCATACCGGTGGTGCGCGGGATGCTGTGCACCATGTATCTTAAGCTGAACGACGACCTTACTAAACAGGAGCTGCTGGAAATGTACGCCGAGTTCTTCCGTAGGAAGCGTTTCGTGCGCATGACAGATGTTCCGGGGATGAGGGGGGTCATCGGTTCCAACCATTGCGAGGTGGGCTTGGAAATGGTGGGTGGTAGGAACGTGGTGGTCATGAGCACGATAGACAACTTGGTGAAAGGGGGAGCCGGGCAGGCTGTTCAGAACTGCAACGCAATGTTCGGATGGCCAGAGGAGACGGGATTGGACTTCCCGGGGTTGGGGGTTTGA
- the argJ gene encoding bifunctional ornithine acetyltransferase/N-acetylglutamate synthase — protein MEIFNGGITSPKGFKAAGVHCGIKKEKLDLAIIFSEVPARCAIAYTQNRVRAAPIDVMMKKDPKTIQALVINSGNANAITGSQGIYDANQMVSLTAQTLGIKDQLVGVASTGVISRFLPMAKITVGIPNAVRALGKGPESDDMAARAIMTTDTVKKEAACKVTLKDGTIVTIAGITKGSGMISPAMKVLHATTLSFMVTDAQLSNNFNRRWQDMMDVSFNVISVDGDQSTNDISVFMANGMAGGKAADDDPAFWEGVQYIAQQLAKKIVIDGEGATKLIEVLVHGAKNPVQARSAARAIIASSLVKTAIFGADPNFGRILAALGNSEAEFDLDKVKLVLRNNGDSVTLFENGSPIMTPGSEVEAAAHKVLSHKKIILDLDLGAGYSSGEAWGCDLSYDYVKINAMYTT, from the coding sequence ATGGAGATTTTTAATGGAGGGATCACCTCGCCCAAGGGTTTCAAGGCGGCCGGGGTGCACTGCGGCATCAAGAAGGAGAAACTGGACCTGGCAATAATATTCTCAGAGGTTCCGGCCCGCTGCGCCATCGCCTACACCCAGAACAGGGTGAGGGCGGCGCCCATCGATGTCATGATGAAGAAGGACCCCAAGACCATTCAGGCGCTGGTCATAAACAGCGGCAACGCCAACGCCATCACCGGATCGCAGGGGATATACGACGCCAATCAGATGGTGTCACTGACCGCTCAAACGCTGGGCATCAAGGACCAACTGGTCGGCGTGGCCTCCACCGGGGTCATCAGCCGTTTCCTGCCCATGGCCAAGATAACCGTGGGGATCCCGAACGCCGTTAGGGCTTTGGGGAAGGGGCCGGAATCCGACGATATGGCCGCCCGGGCCATCATGACCACTGATACGGTCAAGAAGGAGGCCGCCTGCAAGGTGACCTTGAAGGACGGCACCATCGTGACCATCGCCGGCATAACCAAGGGAAGCGGGATGATCTCCCCCGCGATGAAGGTGCTGCACGCCACCACGCTCTCGTTCATGGTGACCGACGCGCAACTGAGCAACAATTTCAACCGCCGCTGGCAGGACATGATGGACGTAAGCTTCAACGTCATCAGCGTGGACGGCGACCAGAGCACCAATGATATCTCCGTTTTCATGGCCAACGGCATGGCCGGGGGAAAGGCGGCGGACGACGACCCGGCCTTCTGGGAAGGGGTACAGTACATCGCCCAGCAACTGGCCAAGAAGATCGTCATCGACGGTGAAGGCGCCACCAAGCTCATCGAGGTCCTGGTTCACGGGGCCAAGAACCCGGTGCAGGCCCGCAGCGCCGCCCGGGCCATCATCGCCTCCTCCCTGGTGAAGACGGCCATCTTCGGTGCGGACCCCAATTTCGGGCGCATCCTGGCCGCCCTGGGCAACTCCGAGGCGGAGTTCGACCTGGACAAGGTCAAGCTGGTGCTGAGGAACAACGGCGATTCCGTCACCCTGTTCGAGAACGGTTCGCCCATCATGACGCCCGGCAGCGAGGTGGAGGCGGCGGCCCACAAGGTGCTGTCGCACAAGAAGATCATCCTGGACCTGGACCTGGGGGCGGGGTACTCCTCCGGCGAGGCCTGGGGATGCGATCTCAGCTATGACTACGTCAAGATCAACGCCATGTACACCACGTGA
- the argB gene encoding acetylglutamate kinase has product MSPEVPVNDRPHGMVVVKFGGSSIGGMEQIDLFAAEMAELIRRGLKPIIVHGGGPEITEEMKRCGLPVRKVAGLRITDDTTLQIAKTVLSRINDRLVVSLRKAGLNSIGMAGSEVNTLVARKMAPVDVDGPNGPEKVDLEHVGVVVRVDPRAVELLCRKDIVPVIYSICADDSGQMMNVNADTAAAALAAGVGAEELVLVTEVPGVLRVFEDLSSTIPEIREADLGPLTSSGILKDGMIPKVDACFLALHGGVKVAHIICGKMPNAIVEQLFGDRNLGTRLKL; this is encoded by the coding sequence ATGTCCCCTGAAGTCCCTGTCAACGACCGTCCTCATGGCATGGTGGTGGTCAAGTTCGGCGGCTCCTCCATCGGGGGCATGGAGCAGATAGATCTTTTCGCCGCGGAGATGGCCGAGCTGATAAGGAGGGGTCTCAAACCCATCATCGTCCACGGCGGGGGACCGGAGATAACCGAGGAGATGAAACGCTGCGGACTTCCCGTAAGGAAGGTCGCCGGACTGCGCATAACCGACGATACCACCCTTCAGATCGCCAAGACAGTGCTGTCCCGCATCAACGACCGGCTGGTGGTCTCCCTGCGCAAGGCGGGATTGAACAGCATCGGTATGGCCGGAAGCGAGGTCAACACCCTGGTGGCCAGGAAGATGGCGCCGGTGGACGTCGACGGTCCGAACGGGCCGGAGAAGGTCGACCTGGAGCACGTGGGCGTGGTCGTCAGGGTGGATCCTAGGGCGGTCGAGCTTCTATGCCGGAAGGACATCGTGCCAGTGATATACTCCATCTGTGCCGACGATTCCGGGCAGATGATGAACGTGAACGCCGACACCGCCGCGGCGGCATTGGCCGCGGGCGTTGGGGCGGAGGAGCTGGTGCTGGTGACCGAAGTGCCTGGAGTATTAAGGGTCTTCGAGGACCTTTCCTCCACGATACCGGAGATCAGGGAGGCGGACCTCGGACCCCTGACATCCTCAGGAATTCTCAAGGACGGCATGATACCCAAGGTGGACGCCTGCTTCCTGGCGCTCCACGGCGGGGTCAAGGTGGCCCACATCATATGCGGGAAGATGCCGAACGCGATAGTGGAACAGCTATTTGGTGACCGGAACCTCGGTACCAGGCTGAAGTTGTGA